The genomic region TAGTTATAACCCATTTCTTTCTGAGCACTGGTGAGTCGTTTTTCGAACGATTCCCTCAGTTCGGAGGGAAAGTCATGAATGCAAAGCTGCAACTCCCATTACCGAGTGGTTTCTTCGGAGTCTAATCCAAACGCTTGCCAGACCATTGTATCAATTTTAGCCTCTATAGCTTCTAATTCAGAAGAAGAAGATGTATTGTAAGCTACTTTGGCAAGAGCAGTAATCTCTTGTGCAATTAGGGAAGATGGATTGGGTAGAGGAAATTGCTCTACATATTGCGTAATGAATCTACGCCTGCCCGCATAAAGTTTATTATTAAAACGATGATCATAGAAGGCTTCTATGAAAGTTGAATTGGCTACAGCTGCTGCAAGCCACAGCAAATGCTCATCGGTTTTGTTCAACGGAGTTAGCCAATAGCAATCCCCATTGACAACTGTTCCCTCTAGATCAAGCCAGAATGTAGGTTTCTCTGAAATGTCCCGAAAGACGAGCTTTGGTGCAGCCCAAGCTTCTGGGTCCTGTGGGACCCATAGCTCATACCACTTTCTCCCCCCCTCAATAACATATGAGCGGTCTTCAAGCTTTTCCCGATGCCGTTCCAGATAAGCTTTTGTTTTGGGATAAAGGTCGAGATCGCTGGCCCGACGTTGGGCCTGCACCACTTCATGGGGATACAAGATAGCGGAAGATTTTTTTGAGTCCTTAGGACGAAATCGGCGGGAATTATGGTGTGTAGTTAAAGGCCGCAGCAGTTCTGGTTGATCTTCGGGGGCTCCCCAGTCACTGCGAATAAATATCTTATCGGCACAAGTTTTGACACCAACCCGAATCTTTCCAATGTCACGGAAAGCGCCCCATGTGTGAGATTTAACTATAGCTAACCATGCGTCACTCTTAGCCGTAGCAATACGCCAGAGGCTGTCTTTTCCGGTTGTATCTAGTAATCCATGTTCAACCTTAAAGTTACGGCCATCAGTAAGGCTAACTATCCCTTGCATAGCAAGGGCAGCAATAGGGCTGTCAGCCAGAGCCTGGCTTGTTTCCCTAGTTTCATAGATCGTACTAAAAAGGATCTCCGTTTTGCTCGTACTATCACTAATGCCTTCAGCTAAAATGACGGCGGGGAGTACGGCGGCATTAAATAGTTTGGTGTCCCCTAAATCCCATACATGGCGGAGTCTAAACTTTTCACGCAAAAGTTCTCTTAAAGAACCGCCTCCTTTAGTGGTCATGAAGCGATTAGATACAATAATTCCGGCCCTGCCTTTTGAATCTAATACCTGGGCAATACCAGCTAGAAAAACGTGATACAGATCAATTTTTCCGGATAGTCCAGAATTTTGAGACAGCTTTCTTGATTTATCTGCCCCCATTATTTGAGTTCTTACGTATGGTGGATTAGCAATTATAAGATCAAACTTTTTAGGGATAACGCTATCTGAAAATAGGCCTACCCTATCTTCATAGGTTGAAAATGCAAATTCTAAAAAGTCGGATGGATAAAGTCGGGTTTGTATGATGGGGAATGCCTGAGAAATTCTCGCTTTCGTTCTGTTAAGTGCTCTCGAATTTGTATCGAATCCATGGACTATGATCTTTGTAGTAAGAGGTACAGTCAGCTTTGACAGTAGGCTCAATAAGAGTTCACCTTCACCGGCAGCGGGATCAAGAATATGGATGGTTTTCCCAGGTGAGACTTGGAACTCTTCTACAATCTTTTCTGCTACAAAGTCTGCTAGTTCGATAGGAGTGTAAGTGGCTCCAGTAGACTTCTCCTCAGTTACTGAAGCGAAACGCTTTTCTAAAATATTGGGCTGTAACATTATTGTTCCTCAAGTCACAAAGGCGACGACATATCTAATGGCTACTCATAGTCATCTAATCGATGTAAAAAGTCAACAAGACCCTCTAGTATCCTCCATAGCCTCGGACGTAAATGCTCATATCGCTCGCCTCATAGAAGGAGTAGGTCTCAAGGTGGGCCGAGACACTATTCGGCATTCTGTATCAGTTCTGCCCAGGCCGGAGCCGCACAACGCGGTTAACCGGCCCTTCTTTGTCTCCATTCTGATACAAAACTGATACCTTCTGTCACATGGAATCCGAAGTCTTCACCCTGTTTGATGATCGAGGCCAGCGCCTCTATCTGACGCCCGAAGAGCGCCAGGTGTTCAAGGCCCAGGCCAGGGCGCAAGATGACCGCCTGGCCCGCACCTTCTGCTTATGCCTCACCTATACCGGCTGCCGCATCTCCGAAGCCCTGGAACTGACCCCGGCGCGGATTGACTGGCAGGAACAGGCGATCATCTTCCGTACCCTCAAAAAGCGAGGCCGCAAGAAAGAGACGACCTACCGCACTGTGCCGGTTCCCCTGGAATACATCGACGAGCTGAACTTGATTCACCACCTCACCGGCAAAGGCCACCTCTCCCCTACTGCCCTGCTTTGGCCCTGGAGCCGCATGACGGCCTGGCGACGAGTGAAGGGCGTCATGGAGCTAGCAGGCA from Deinococcus detaillensis harbors:
- a CDS encoding Eco57I restriction-modification methylase domain-containing protein; translation: MLQPNILEKRFASVTEEKSTGATYTPIELADFVAEKIVEEFQVSPGKTIHILDPAAGEGELLLSLLSKLTVPLTTKIIVHGFDTNSRALNRTKARISQAFPIIQTRLYPSDFLEFAFSTYEDRVGLFSDSVIPKKFDLIIANPPYVRTQIMGADKSRKLSQNSGLSGKIDLYHVFLAGIAQVLDSKGRAGIIVSNRFMTTKGGGSLRELLREKFRLRHVWDLGDTKLFNAAVLPAVILAEGISDSTSKTEILFSTIYETRETSQALADSPIAALAMQGIVSLTDGRNFKVEHGLLDTTGKDSLWRIATAKSDAWLAIVKSHTWGAFRDIGKIRVGVKTCADKIFIRSDWGAPEDQPELLRPLTTHHNSRRFRPKDSKKSSAILYPHEVVQAQRRASDLDLYPKTKAYLERHREKLEDRSYVIEGGRKWYELWVPQDPEAWAAPKLVFRDISEKPTFWLDLEGTVVNGDCYWLTPLNKTDEHLLWLAAAVANSTFIEAFYDHRFNNKLYAGRRRFITQYVEQFPLPNPSSLIAQEITALAKVAYNTSSSSELEAIEAKIDTMVWQAFGLDSEETTR
- a CDS encoding tyrosine-type recombinase/integrase — encoded protein: MESEVFTLFDDRGQRLYLTPEERQVFKAQARAQDDRLARTFCLCLTYTGCRISEALELTPARIDWQEQAIIFRTLKKRGRKKETTYRTVPVPLEYIDELNLIHHLTGKGHLSPTALLWPWSRMTAWRRVKGVMELAGIQGIQATPKGLRHGFGVAHALQKTPLPILQRWMGHSTPTTTAIYMQALGDEARQLAKAVW